A region of the Terriglobales bacterium genome:
GGCTTCATCATGCGCAGCGTTTTCTCGTTCATGAGGTGGTACGTCGGCGTCTCGCCTTCGCCGGGCCGCACCAGCGGAACGTGGATGGTCACGAAGTCGGCTTCGCGTAACGCCTCTTCGAAGCCCACGTACTTGATCCAGGTTCGATCTTTCGTGATCCCCAAGGAATGCCTCAATTCCTTGAGCTGCTGTATTCCCCGCACGAACTCGTGATTCTGGTAAACCGGGTCGTAGCACAGGATATTCATGTCGAAGCCGTCACACTTCTTGATGATCGCCAGCCCGATGCGCCCGGTGCCGATCACCGCGATCGTTTTTCCGCTGACCTCATCGCCGAGAAATGGCAGGTACGGGTGCCAGGTTCCCCATTCGTTACGGCGCAGGTTCAGTTCGGCGCTCCACAATTTCCGCGCCACCGCTCCCATCATGAAGAAGGCGAACTCCGCCGTGGCTTCGGTCAGGACGTCGGCGGTGTGGGTAAATGGGACCTGGTAGCGATTGGCGTCGGCGCGGTTGATGTTGTCGAAGCCGACCGCGAGCTGCGATACCACCTTGAGGTGGCCTTTGCCGGCCTCGAAGATTTCCGCGTCAATCGGATCGCGAAGGGTGGTGATAAGGCCGTCCACACCGGTGCGCAGCGTTTCGAGTATGAGTTTCTTCGGCGGCGGCTCTGGACCGGGATAAACCTCAACTTCGTAGCCGCGTTTGCGCAGCATCTCAAGAGCTTCGCCAATATCACACGTCGCATAAACGCGGAAGCGCTTCTGGTCAGCCATGCAGCTCTCCCCCACACCTGAAGAAACAATCTAGCTTACGGGAGGGGTTGGCAAAAAATCCACCGCAGCGTAATACCTCGTACAAGGCCACAGCAATTTCGGGAAATGTGTTTTGCTGCCTCGGTGAGGCGCCGAGGCCTGCGAAGAACTTGAACTCGCAAGTGCACACAAGCGAGGGCAGTGTCACAAGGTCTCGTTTTCCCGCGGGGGTTCGTTTTTGAGACCCGTGCTACACAGCAGGTGACAATTCGGAAGTCAGTTCCGGCTGCTGACCAATTGGCCAAGATCCAGGCGTGTCGTGGCCTTTTGGCGCTTGATCTTCATCAGCTCTACGGCCTTGTGCGCGATGTGCTCGGCCGAGACCTCGAATTCCTTGATCAGCTCCCACGGCGCGCCGGAATCCCCGAACCGATCTTGTACCCCGATGGCGCCGGTAATAATCGGCTGCCCGTACATTTCGGGGCTGGCGGTGATGGCCGCGCTGACGCGCCATGCCAGCGCGCCAATCTGGTGCTCTTCCGCAGTCACGACAACCCCGGTTTCCTTCGCGGCGCGGACAATCGCAGCCTCGTCGACCGGCTTCAGCGTGTGCAGGTTGACAACGCGCGTCTCGTAGCCGAAGTCCTGCTTCAGGATGTAGGCAGCACGCATGGCTTCCGGCACCATGGGGCCGGAAGCAATGATGGCCAGGTCCTCGTCTTCATTTTCGTAGTGAGAGGCGAGCACGGTATCGAAGGCGTCAATAAAATCCTTCGCTTCGCGGCGGAAGCGGATCACATTTGCCTTGCCGAAGACCCAGGGCGTGTCCGGTTTCGTAACGATGGGCGTGGCCTCGCGCGCAAAGCGAATGTACTTGGGACCGACGTGCCGCATCAGCAGGTAGTCGGTCGCCTTGCGTGTTTCGACGCTGTCGCAAGGAACCACGGCCACCATGTTGGGGAGACCACAGATTGCGAACAGATCTTCCAACGCCTGGTGGGTGGCGCCATCCGGTCCGACGGAAACCCC
Encoded here:
- a CDS encoding D-glycerate dehydrogenase; amino-acid sequence: MADQKRFRVYATCDIGEALEMLRKRGYEVEVYPGPEPPPKKLILETLRTGVDGLITTLRDPIDAEIFEAGKGHLKVVSQLAVGFDNINRADANRYQVPFTHTADVLTEATAEFAFFMMGAVARKLWSAELNLRRNEWGTWHPYLPFLGDEVSGKTIAVIGTGRIGLAIIKKCDGFDMNILCYDPVYQNHEFVRGIQQLKELRHSLGITKDRTWIKYVGFEEALREADFVTIHVPLVRPGEGETPTYHLMNEKTLRMMKPTAYLINNSRGPVVDENAVAKALRENWIAGAALDVFAKEPLPADSPLRDPAIEDRCRLYPHFASAGKITRLSTDPDKGMAGRCVQGLIDVLENHYNGDPAKMPFVVNKEAFK